GAACTATAAAGCTATCTTACAACTTGCAAGACAATGGCAGAGAGAAAACAAAAGGTCCTACATGCCAGGACAGAACAGAATGTATACTCATAAAAATTATCTTTTGCAGTATTAACTAGCATCTCTAATTAAAATGAAGAACTTCTGTTCAAATATAGTTATTACTAAATGCAGTCTGCATGCTTGTTGTTCACAAAAATTACTTCTGTCAATGGTGTGTGCTGTTGTGTTGGGTTGATAATAACTATTTTCAGTGATTACCTTCGGACAATAGACACTCCACATAGCTTCTTGCAGAAATCAACTCCCGTATAAACAGATCCTGGACAAACAAGTAGAGCATCACGTAATGTTTGGCACAAATAAATAAATACAAGCATGTGTGCACCTAGCATTACAGAAAACAACAGAAAACATATAAATCTATGAAAATGGCCAGAGCTCCAGGTTTCCAAAAGATAACTTTTTTATGCATATTAAATCAGAGCATCCAAATTCAAATGTTTGCATCAATTTTTTTTTTGCTGTTTTCAAGGAGTACTAATTTATTGGCATATATAGCTAGGTGACAAATTCCACAGCTCGGTAATGGCAGAAATAGTAGTATGACCCCATGTCAACGAGCTTCAGTTTCCACCTAATGGCAGAAATAGTAGTATGACTCTTCATATTAACAAGCTTCAGTTTGTACCTAGTACTGCATAACATCACAGCTACAAATCAAAAATAATCCTAGTGGGGGATAAACTCTCCATATCAACAATTTTCAATTTGTACCTAGTACTGTGTAATATCAAAGATATTAATCAAAAATGTAATTCGAGGGGAAATAAGATACTAGCATTCAGCGAGGGGAAATGATCAAACAACAATTGTTCTAGGAAATCAATCAAAGTCAAAAACTTCTCGACGGAACAGTACTTGAAATGCAAAATCGAAAGGTGGACAACTAAGTGAAAAAAGATACGCAATGCCATTTGCAAACTACCTGTTGGAGTAATAATCTGCTTTTCTGTAAATGGCAAATGGCCCAAACCATGCTCAACTACCTAACATGACATTATTCAAACAAACAGGAGACCAGTTAAATCAATCTAAAACTCAATGCAATTAACTCAGCATAAAGTTGATAATAAGATAAAGGCTATGGAAACAAGAGATGTACCAAACGTATTAATCGATCTGAATAAAAGACAAAGTCAGGTGTAGTGATATCCCTATCACGAATCAGAGTATGCATTCCTcggatctgacaaattcatcataaAGGCAACTTCAAAATACAGTGGAAAACAGTATAATGCTTAATCAATGAAGATGATTAACTTTACCTGGAAAGTTGATTGAACTACAAAGACGTTTCGGAAGACTTTGCACAAGTCATGCATACCAAGCTTTGTACGAATATGTTGAACGATCAGGTCAATTGCAACATGGTTATCACCTCCGCGTGGTATGATCACATCAGCATATTTCTTTGAAGGCAGAACAAAATCATCAAATGCTGGCTTCACAAACCTCCCATACTGAGATGCCAAAAGAATTGCATATTACATCACAGGCATTCACATATCAAGAAACAAATAGACAGAATCTTCTTGCAAATCACAAGGATAAAATCTAAAATAACAGCAGAAAATCTACAATAGTTAACCTACCTGATCAAGCACCGAGCTAACATCTCTACCTCTTTCAACTGTATCACGCCTTATTCGCCGGGCAAGCCTAATATCTGCATCTGTTTGGATACACCATGGATGCAAGAAAGTGAACAAAATTTTAGCTACCAGCACAAAAATTATAGAGAACAAGTCAAATGCTTAAGTACACTGTACACGTAACACAGACCTGTGTCCACAAAAATTTTCATGTCCATCAGATTGCGAACCCTTTGATCATGGAAGACTAAAATGCCCTCCAAAATAATAACATCTGATGCATTGACCTTGCAAAATGAAATTTGACGTCATTTAGTTGGCGAAAAGGTTCATGATTAGACCAGTTTTCCTACTTGTCCAGTACTTCCAACTAATAACCATCTCGGTTGACGTTTCCAGGTACTGATAGAAGCCAGCAAACATAATACTGAAATATAATCATTCTAAAACTTACAAACTGAAATAAATATATATCAAGATATTCAATAGTACTACTTCAAGGAATTGTATTCTTTATCACAGCTTAATACAGTTTACTTCAAAATTAAGAATACAGACTGCATAAGTTCACAAGTCAGACTAGTGCAGAGTTTTGGAAGTAGTTTGCCTGTTCATACAAATGTCTATGACATGATCATAAAGGGTGAAAAAAAAAATCAGTGACTAGCAGAATTCCTTGCAAGGTTGTAAATTATATCAGGCTGCAAAAATGTTGCACGCATTATGCAATAAATTTTCATACCTCAAAGCAGTATTATTTTCCAATGTCTTACACAGAAAGCAAATAACATGCCCTGTACTTTCAATATTTCCCATAGAAAGCATAGGCTTGCACTCTACCGTACAATATACCAGATGGTCATATAGTTGTACAGATAgaaaaaagacttcacccaaagtTATCGAGAAATTAATTCTCAGAAAGAGTTATTGAAAAGTCAAATGAGCTTGACTCAAAATGGTAAACACAGGAAACTTCTTCATGCCAACAAGTTCATAAGGCATAACTGATTGCTACCAACCTTTCGGAACCTTTCTGAGCACCTTCGGTGATTTTTGAAGTCATATATGGGAACATTTACAGGCAATGCACGTTTTAGTTGCCCCATGCATTCAAGAAGTTGCTCCGTATCAAATGCGTCTGTAAAGAAAGAAAGCATCTGCTTCACATTCCACGAAACAATAGACAGCTCGTTCTCTGATCACAACAGCATGAAAAGTGAAATACCAGGATGATCGAAGTTGTAGTCCTGAGCACTTGCAGATTCCTCAGCAGTTAAGCCACGGTAAAATGAATCCTACAAAATTTAAGGCCATACTGAAAATCAGGCATGTCCGGGAAATGAAATTGGTCTGCTTTTGAAATTTGCTGTAGGATTGTGTGCGACTAGCTTTACTGCGACTTCATTGTTCAGTTCTGAAGGTGCGAACAACAGCCAACCATTAGGTTCTTGTACACTCATTGCTCAGTTCCCAGACTAAGTAAAGACTATGGTAGCACGACAGGCCTTGGAATTGGATAAACTGCATCACTTGGACACGACATATACAAACTAAAAAGCATGATTCTACTGCAGGATCCCTAGCAGGCTCGTAACGCAAAGCATTTCCAATCGCAGAAGAGTAGCGACAGTTGGTGAGCAGACCTGGTTGACGAGCACGACGCGGTGGTCGTGCAGCTGCTGGATGATCATGTCGCACACGGTGGTCTTCCCCGAGGCCGTCCCGCCCGAGACCCCTAGAGAGACCACGCGAACAGTCAGTACCAGCCAGAGCTTCAGAAGCAGGGCACATTCAGCGACTGGCCAGTGGGGAGCAGGGCGCTGAAAAAATACTCTACCGATGACGAAGGGCTGCCTGAGTGAGGAGGGGGAGGCGACGTCGGCGTGGGCGTGGGCGAGCCCGTTggcgagggccgcggcggcgccggcggaggtggaggaggagggggaggagggcccGGATGGGGCGGGGAGGCGCAGCGCCTCGAGGCGGAGGCCGCTGAAGTGGGCCCCCACCGCGGACTCCAtggcgtcgtccaccgccttgtccGGCATGGTCGtcggtcccgccgccgccgccgccggtcgatCGGGATTCGTGATTCGGTCGCTCGCACGGCCGCTTCGCGGGTCCTGCCGTGACTGTTCACCCCAACCCGGATCCGCTCGCGAGTCGCGATCGGGTTTTTGAACCGACGGGAAAATAAATAGTTTCCCCGAAACGTGGTGCGTGGGGTCACTTTTGCTCGTGGAGGCGAtgggtttttttttttgaggggcgaTGGGTGGACTGGGAGAGTGGCGGGTGGGCCTGCCGATGGGGATGGGAGTAAACGGCGCAGGAACACCACGCGCAGGGAGCACAGGATGGCTGGGTGGGGTGGGGCCGGTGGCTGGGTGCACGATCTGATCACGCTGTTTTTTCCTTCTCAACGACAAAAAGGGCATGAAGCAATGTTGATCCGTGTGCTGCAGCCGCTCTGTCGTCTATCGGCAGTagcgtactccctccgtttttttgtctgcatataaggtttggtcaaagtcaagcttcaTAAAATTTGACTAGCTTTAtcttaaaaaatataaacattgacaatatgaaatcaacatcatgagatgcatcatgaaatgtattttcatagtactatatagttttagtgttgtagatgttcatattttttaatataaattttgtgtagtttgactttgaccaaatcttatatgcggagtaaaaagacgTAGCATGAGTATGCGTGATCCAGTTTAGGGCATGGATGGATGGACAACTGATCGATCAACGTGCGATGCACATGGCTCGAGACGTCTTGGCAGTGTTGAGAAAAAAGGAGACAAGGGCCAATCTGATTCCGCTCCTATCGACAACGTGTGCCGTCTCGCCGTGTCCTCCCGTTTGGTAATGGTAGCGTGACAGGGAACGAGGAATCAGATCCAAAGCTCCAACCTGCGACGCACAGTGAACCAGAAATATCGCACGGTAGTAGTACTATGCCTTTCATGTCACTGTTACCAGCATCTCTACAAGACCCAGACTGCGTGAAAGCAAAGGATACATTTTATTCGGAATCACAAAACTGCTGACTGCCTGAGCGTCGGTCGTGCAGAGTGGTTCTAGTTTGCGGCAGAAGAAACATACGTCCGTCAGAGCGTGCTGAGCTACAGATGATCAGCTCTTGATCTGCGACGCCTCCACGCTCTTCCGCAGCGCCGAGATGACCTGTCCGGGGTCGGGCGCGCCGAACACGGAGCTCCCCGCGACGATGCAGTTGGCGCCGGCGGACGCGGCGGCGTCGATGGTGGAAGGACCCAGGCCGCCGTCGACCTACACACACAAACGATATAACGTCAGGAAACGAGACGCCGTGGGAAGATCGCCTATGGGCGCCTGTGATGTGATACTAGCTGAACATGGGTGGATCGCATTGTACTGTACCTCAATGTCGAGGGACTGGTACTTCTTCCTCAGCGTACGCACCTGGAGAAACAAATACAGGTTACAGAGAGGAAGTGGTCAGAACTATCCTAGATAAGAAACGGTAAGAGTATCGACCCCGGAAAACAAAATGGGTGGATACCTTATCCATCATCTCCGGCATGAACTTCTGGCCACCAAAGCCAGGCTCGACTGTCATCACCAGAACCAACTCTACAGGGGTTTCTGCTTCCACCTGTAAATACAGTTATTAGTAGAAATGCTAGCTAATCGGAGATCAGATGATTAAGTTTAGACAGGTCATCATAACAAAGGCCATTCATCTGCAATGGAAGATGTACTAGAGTACAGTCACATTCGGTGATGATTGTGTAAGAAGGGGAAGTGAAATGCGCCTGAACAAGGAAAACTGGATGTGCTTGTGGCACGATCATTTTGATCAACAAATTATGCTAAAAGTTAAACATAACACATTGCTACTTGAATGGATTAATGGACCAATGGTCCAGTATACGAGTGTACAACAACACTAGTACACTACCTAAAAAAGAACTACTACTTCCGACCCACATATAAGATCGTTTTTTAAGCTACGTTAGCTtgaaaaatgatcttatattgtggtatggagggagtagtacataaaTCAGCTCTGGATGAGGTTTCAGTTCTGGACACCAGAGGAGGACAAACTGGATTTTATGCATTAGACATAAAGCTAACTGTACGCGTTGAAAATAAATGCATATGAGCTCACTTCTCATGTTAGCTGTTAATATGAGAAAAAATATGGAAAATGTATTGTCTTCCAGTGGTTTTTCTTTAATTTAATGTACAACATGATAACAAGAATAATTGTATGGAGCAAATGATATTACCAGGGGAAAAACATCTTCCACAGGAGTACCAGGCTTCAATGATACACCAGGCCGCATGCCCTTTGCTTTAATGTTTTGGATGAGCTCTTTCCAGTTATCTGCACCAAGCTTTCCATAAGGCAACAAAAATCATGAAGAACCATTCGCAGATTTGTCAGCACGTGTTTATTTACCCCTGGCTACTTCTATATGGAATGTGAATCCTGAGGCACCAGCTTTCCCAAATGCCTCTACATAATCAGAAGGATTTGTGACCATGAGATGGCAGTCCAAATATGCCCTAGAAATCGAGAATAGCAGTATTAGGTGCATATAGCCTATACGAACAGAATCCATGAAAGTGAAGATAAATAAGGCAAGGAAGGTCACCATACTTG
This window of the Triticum aestivum cultivar Chinese Spring chromosome 5D, IWGSC CS RefSeq v2.1, whole genome shotgun sequence genome carries:
- the LOC123122058 gene encoding uridine kinase-like protein 1, chloroplastic; its protein translation is MPDKAVDDAMESAVGAHFSGLRLEALRLPAPSGPSSPSSSTSAGAAAALANGLAHAHADVASPSSLRQPFVIGVSGGTASGKTTVCDMIIQQLHDHRVVLVNQDSFYRGLTAEESASAQDYNFDHPDAFDTEQLLECMGQLKRALPVNVPIYDFKNHRRCSERFRKVNASDVIILEGILVFHDQRVRNLMDMKIFVDTDADIRLARRIRRDTVERGRDVSSVLDQYGRFVKPAFDDFVLPSKKYADVIIPRGGDNHVAIDLIVQHIRTKLGMHDLCKVFRNVFVVQSTFQIRGMHTLIRDRDITTPDFVFYSDRLIRLVVEHGLGHLPFTEKQIITPTGSVYTGVDFCKKLCGVSIVRSGESMENALRACCKGIKIGKILIHRVGDNGQQLIYHKLPMDIDERHVLLLDPVLGTGNSANQAIDLLRRKGVAEERIIFLTLISAPEGIQCVCTRFPKLKLVTSEIDTGLSEEFRVIPGLGEYGDRYFGTDN
- the LOC123122059 gene encoding ribulose-phosphate 3-epimerase, cytoplasmic isoform codes for the protein MAAAAKIAPSMLSSDFANLASEAERMVRLGADWLHMDVMDGHFVPNLTIGAPVIESLRKHTKAYLDCHLMVTNPSDYVEAFGKAGASGFTFHIEVARDNWKELIQNIKAKGMRPGVSLKPGTPVEDVFPLVEAETPVELVLVMTVEPGFGGQKFMPEMMDKVRTLRKKYQSLDIEVDGGLGPSTIDAAASAGANCIVAGSSVFGAPDPGQVISALRKSVEASQIKS